The Silene latifolia isolate original U9 population chromosome Y, ASM4854445v1, whole genome shotgun sequence sequence aaagataagaaacgTATATGGGCCTCTTATATTACCTGCCTAGAGTAGCTGGAAACTAGAACTGgcttagcaaaactttgttttactaatcTGAAATGAAGCTGGAACTAGTGCAAAGAAACTTTGTTTCGTTGGTCTGAAACTGGCATAGTGAAACTTTGCTTCACTTGTCTGGAACTGGTATagctaaactttgtttagcttGTTTGGTACTGGCATGACAAAACTTTAAAGTTTTGTCAATCTGGAGTGGAgctggtaaaactttgtttcaccatTCTGGATACTGGcatggcaaaactttgtttcgccggtctggaatctggaatagccaaactttgtttagctggtctggaatctggttaagcaaaactttgtttcgcttaagagtgaacctgcaaaatctgatttcacaagctcgaatgcgtgtcagggcccgccaACCGaggaattcaaaaaaaaattttaaaaagggattagaatgtaaaatttgattttaaaaactaggatttttaaaattttatttcgcaaaaggctaagttcaaaaaattttattttaagaactcaaatacatgtcagggcctgccgaccaaaggatttaaaattttattttgaaaaaaaggaTGGGTAAGatcataaaattttattttacaaacttagatgcgtgtcagggcccgcctACCAAagaaatttcaaattttatttgaaaaaggattagaatttaaaattttattttacaaactgggatgcaaaattttattttgcaaaagggtaagttcagaaaattttattttaagaactcaaatgcatgtcaaggcctgccgaccaaaggatttgaaaattgcaaaattttatttcgcaaaaacgCAAGTTCAGAAAACTTTGTTTTAAGAACTTAAAATGCATGTCAGGCCTGCCGACCAAgtttaatttgaaaattttatttcaaaataGATTTGAAAATCGTAAAGTAATTTTACGAAATGGGATTGGATTGCAAAAAGCCTACATCACAAAAATAGAAAAGTGTACAATATTATTTTACCAGAGCCCATTTAAAACCACACTCTAAACATGATTTGTCAAAAGATGGGTAAGAATTCGGTGGACAACTTTCAGAGTTATCTCACAATCAAACAAATTCCACCCCCAAACCTTCACTTTACTTGATTTTCTTAATCGATTTTTTTTTAATCCATTCATCCATTATTGCTCAGTGAAGCTCCCAAATAGTCGTCAACTCCCTTTTTCGAGTTTCGTCCATTGTTATTCATTAGATAAAACTCCAATTAATTAGTCTATCCTTATATGGGATGAAACCAGCGGCAAATCCAGATTGACGATAAGAGGAACGATGACGGAGCACCATCGAAGTAAGTAACACTTTTTTTTTGACGATTGACTTTTAATTTGTACTCTTTAAATGATTGCTGAAATGTACTATTCTGATTGGGACGAGATCAGCGTGGATTGCGCCTTGGCCATCATTCCAGCGCTTGATTGGCAACAAGATGGTCGGTGTCGGAGCTCCGTTGAACTGGCTCCTGTTATAGAAGGAAATCATCGGAGGTGTGCCGCAATTTGAGCCCCCGATGGGTGACTGGATGACTGATGAAGGAGCCCCACCGGTCTTTCTGTCAGATTGTATGTATTCTGTCGCTTTATTGACTGACATTAAATTCATGCCTTTTTTTCGTGTTTTCTCTGATCAAGCCATATGCTTGATAATATGATTGAACTGATAATTTTACTGGTCTTGCGAATCAAGTCGTATGCTTGACTAACTGATAGCGCAAATGATTAATCGAGTCGTGTGCTTGATAATTTGATTGAATTGATAGCATGATTGTGACACTAATGTGAATAATGCCTGATATTAATGATTTTAACAAAACATTTTTTATGTTCTATGCTGATAATAATGCATGATGTAAATTAATGTATGCTTATAATGCTAAGTATATATGTTGATGCACCTTCGACAATGAAGGCCACACTAAACAATTAGTGACGCATTTGTTTTCAAAAGAAAAGACTAGATAAATTTGTGTTACATATCCATTGCTAGTTCTGTTAAATAAAAATGAAAGACGGTGCTATTGAGCATGATCTAGGATAGGGACGGAGTATTCGAATTCAGACAGGAATCCAACCTTTGGCCGTGATTTTTCTTAGAAAGTCCAGCTTATCGACTTCTACTAGAATTCTTAAATCTCAGTAGCTATTCCTATTCCGCACCTGACAAGGATGGGTATCTGGTAACTCCGTATTGAAGACGGATAAAGATTTCTATTAGCCCCCAGCTTTCTTTTCTTTAAATAGCACTctctctttaaacttcttcatcTCAAAATTTCCTCTTCACTCACAATGTCTCAAAATTTTGAAAACGCTCTAAAATTATGGCTTGACAACCTCACGAAGGATGAAAAGGACTACGTCATTCGTGTTCAGCTGGGACCCTTGCTGCTATCACTAAAACAAGTTAAGATCTCTTGGGAATTTTTACGCGCTGCTACCTTATTTTGGGATCCTGAAGTTCACGTATTCCGCTTTGGCGATCGTGAGATTTGTCCCATGACGGAAGAATTTAGTGTCATCTTAGGATTATCTGTTCAGTCTCCTCCTGCCCTTTCTAACCTTGATGATGAGCTGAGAAAAGATTTCAGAGACTATCTAGGTATTACCAGTCGTTTAGACGAGTTTCTAAATGGTCGTAGAGTGAATCTCTGTCGTCTGATTGCGCACTTTACTTCCCCTAGCTACCCTAGGACTGTTATTGATTCTCGTTATAATAAACGAGCACTGGTGTTATTCCTACTGAACCACTTTCTCTTCGTAAGTCCTTCTACTATTTTTTGTCATGGTTGTCTTCTTAAAGTAGTTAAACACATGCGCAACGACTGCTCCCCCATGGCCTTGGTTTTAGCTGAAACCCTTCATTGTTTGGATACCTTGCGACGTAATCCAGAGGCTGCGTTTTGCGGTAGCCCCCTGATACTTCAGGTATTTCTTTTTTTAGTGTCACAACACACCTGTTctcctcctttttcttctttcttttttttttatttttttttctttcgaccTGTTGTGGGTCTTCTTGAAATAGTTTCAATTAATCCTTGTCCTAGGTGTGGCTGCAAGAGCACATGCGACTAATTGAACGACCTCTTGATCCCTTGTCTTATCGACCCCATAACTTCGCTGGAAGGCAAAGAGTCATCAAAGGAGAGCGATCGCTTAGCTTTTGGAGGGACTGGATGAGCAATGAATTCCCAATTCGTTGGACTATACCATGGTGGCGTATCCATGCTATGACTGCCCCACGATCCTCTGTGGCGTATTATAGGCTACCCGGGCTTACTCATTCCTCTTTTATATTTCCTTCTTGCTTGTTACGATAATTTGGGCGTACACAACGAGTTCCTTCCTTAGACACTATTTCTCCCGGAATTTCACCAATGACTCACACTTATTTACGTAACTGGTACCAATATTGGAATGCGCGTGTGACGTGGACTGTGAAAAAAAATTCTGACTCAACCTACATAAGCCAGCATTATAAGGCTTGGATGATTTCACACTCGGTAGAGGAGCGTGAATCAGCTCGCCAAGCGAAACGTGGGCTGCAATTTTATGCCATTGAGGTGGGAGAAGGACCTGACCTGACTCTTAAGACTCAAGACTCAAGCAGAGGACACAAAAGTGGAGGAAGTAGAAGTCTGGTTTGGAAAAGAAAGAAGGATCAGAATGACCCGGATGAGCAGAATGAGCAGAATGAACCTAGAAAGAGGAGTGCAGCTAACGAACTGAAAGAGTAACAAGCGGAATCTTCAATAACAGTAGCTATAGGCTATTAGGGTTGAAATAAGAGAAATTATACACTCTCAAACATTAGAGTAGGACTTACTTTATTGCAATGATGGGTTCTAAACATAGAATAAGTGAGACGATTATTAGTTTCCTCAGATTAGTTGTCGTCTTTTATGGTAGTTTTTTTTCAAAACTCCTAATTGGGAGCGACATATATTAATAGCGTGCTTATGAATTTTCCATTAAAACATGCTATGGGTTTCCTttacgtttgttttctattttgtttCCTCGTTTTTTGTTTTAAAAGACCTGAGAGGGGTCTCATTTCCGAATTATTGCCTCCTTTGTTTATTTTCCTTCTCTTTTTATGATTGTTGCTACTTTTTATGCTgcttttattttgtcttttttttcttttttttcgcttttttttttcGACCTAAAAGGGGTCTGTTCTCTGGTTTTCTTTTACTGCCGCTGCTCTTTACATCCTCTCGGTCTCTTTTTTTCCTTctactttttttttcctttttctttttctttttttttccttttttttttattttacctGGTGTGGgtcatttttctattttttttttcctttataCATGATATTTCTTTAACTGATCAAGATTGGTTAATTGACTAAACTCAACCCCTTCAATATCTGTTAATTGCACTGCTGCTCCTCTTAAGATCTTTTTAATTATGTATGGACCGGCCCAGTTTGGTGTGAACTTGCCTCTCTGGTCTCTGACAGGTGCCCTTATTTCTTTAAGAACTAAATCACCATCTTTTAAGTTCCTTGCCCTGACTTTTTTATTAAAAGAACGAGAAATTCTTCTTTGGTATAGCTGAACTTGGTTAAGAGCTGCTAGTCTTTTCTCATCTATTAATAATAATTCTTCATATCGAGCTTGCACCCAATCGACTTCTGGTATTTGGCTTTCTAATGCGATTCTAAGGGAGGGAATTTCGAGTTCTATAGGAAGTACTGCCTCTATCCCGTAGACTAGTGAATATGATGTTGCACCGGTTGGTGTTCTAACAGacgtacgatatccccataaggcgaaaGGCAACTTTGCAGGCCAATCATGATACTTTTCTGTCATCTTTTCAATTATAGTTTTCACAATTTTATTCGCCGCTTCCACTGCCCCATTCATTTGTGGTCTATACGTAGACGACTTACGCTGATGGATCTTGTAATGCGTTAGTAAGGCAGCCATATCTTTCTTAAAATGGGAACCATGATCACTAATCAACTCATGAGGGACACCATAcctacaaattatattttcagtGATGAACTTTGCAACGTGTTTAGAAGTCAGTGTAGCATAAGACGCTGCCTTAACCTACTTAGTAaagtagtcgattgctactaaTATAAATTCATGTCTTCCGGTTCCTTTGGGAGTGATTTTGCCAATTATATCTATGCCCCATATTGAAAATGGCCAAGGTGGTGCCAAATTGTACAGCAATGAAGGTGGTATATGCTGTGCATTGGCATAAATCTGGCATTTATGACACTTCTTAACATACTGAGTACAATCATGTTCTTGTGTCGACCAAAAATATCCTATCCGCATTATCTTTTTTGCTAACATTCGACCGTTCATGTGCGGGCCGCAAGTACCATTATGCACTTCTTCCATAATTCTTTGAGCTTCCTTTTCACCCACGCATAAAAGTAATACCCCTTGCTGAGACTTCTTGTATAACTTTCCTTGACTAAGAATAAATTGTGCTGCAAACCTTTTGATAGCGCGCTGCGTCCTTACATCAGAATCTGGCGGAAAGCCTCTTCCTAAATGGTAGTTCAATACATCTTTGaaccatggtgcatcatcacCAGCTACTGTATTATCAAGGGCCATACAATATGCTAGTTCCTCTCTTCTTTCAATGCATAATGGAATATTTTCTAATTCATGTGGAATATTGATCATCGATGCCAATTTAgctagagcatctgcaaattggtttTCATCTCGGGATAAATAAATGAACTTCTGATCGTCAAAATGCTTGAGAATGGTTTCGAGGTACGCTTGGTAAAGTGCCAGGCCCTCACTTTTGACTTTCCATTTTCCCAAAATCTGATTTTAATGAGTGACGAATCTCCGTATACTCTCAAGTTTTTAATCCCCAAGGTTGTTGCCGCTCGAAGTCCTAATATACacgcttcatattctgcttcattattTGTGACGCTAAAATCTAACGTGACTGGTGAAATCAACAGTACACCTATGCCATATCCTTTTTGATTGGATGCGCCATCGAAAAATAACTGCCAATAGTCGTCATCGGTAACAAATATTTCCTCGTCAGGGAAGTTGTATGCTTCCGGTTTGTCTTCTGAGACGGGAAAGTCAGCTAGGTAGTCTGAAATTGCCTTTCCCTTGATGGATTTAAGAGCCATGAATGTAAGATCAAATTCAGCGAGCATCATTGTCCATCTTACTATTCTGCCACTAAGAACTGGCTTTTCAAAGAGATATTTAAGAGGGTTCATTCGTGATATGACATGAATTGTGTGGGTCAACATGTAGTGCCTTAACTTCTTAGTGGCCCACACTAATGCTAGACAGGATTTCTCGATTGGAGAATAATTGGTTTCGTATTCCAGGAATTTTTTGCTCAGGTAGTAAATTGCTTTTTCTTGACCATCCTGAACTTGTGCTAACATTGCACCCATTGATGTCTCTGTTACTGTCAAGTATAAAAGAAGTGGTAGTCCAGGTCTTGGGGGGACCAGATTTGGTGGGTTTTCTaattatttttttactttttcaaATGCTTGCTGACATTGTTCATCCCATTCAAGGGATGCCCCTTTCTTTAGTTTcttaaaaattggttcacacaCCATGGTAAGCTTGGATATAAAACGACTAATGTATTGTAACTGCCCCAGAAATGCCCGAACTTGCTTCTCTGTTTTTGGTGGTGGCATATTTCTAAttgccttgatcttggatggatgaGCCTCAATGCCTCTATTACTAACAACATATCCTAAAAGCTTCCCAGAGGTAACCCCGAAAGCACATTTTTGCGGGTTGAgttgaacattatatttttggagCCTATTAAAGAATTTTTGTAATGCGGTCGTATGACCTTCTCTATCCAATGACTTTActatcatatcatctacatagacctcgacctctttgtgcatcatatcatgcaATAGTGTTGTGGCGGTCCTTTGGTAAGTGGCTCCCGCATTTTTAagtccaaatggcataaccgtataacaatatgttccccattcAGTGAGGAATGTAGTTTTCTccatatcttcctcggccattttaatTTGATTATACCCCGCATAACCATCCATAAAAGAAAGTAGAGCGTGACCAGCCGTGTTATCCACTAAAATGTCAATATGGGGTAGTGGAAAATTGTCTTTTGGACTTGTTTTATTAAGGTCCCTATAGTCAACATACATTCTTACCCTTCCATCTTTTTTGGGTACTGGAACAACGTTTGCCACCCACTCCGGCTAGTTAGCTACTCTTATAAAACCTGCATCTAATTGCTTTTGtatttcctcttttatttttaATGCCCATTCTGATTTCATCCTTCTAAGTCTTTGTTTTATGGGTTTTGCAGCAGGATACAGTGGGATAGTATGTTCAGCAATTTCTCTGTCTATGCCGGGTATATCTTTATAAGACCAGGCAAATACGTCGTGATATTCCGTGAGTACCTTAATCAAACTTGCTCGTTCTTCTGAGTTTAGTGACAACCCAATCTTTATTTctttctgttgggaaatgtgtcctcgacaatagtgcgatcacatgatttaatatcattattaaatctcatattaagaatacgtgagggatgatttattatataatcgactgatcgtcattaatcggtaatgattggctgactagagtttgacattactgtcgtgtgacggtggtggtcagttgatcccttaaggtcacacctaaaggacaattcccttaatagataaattgattaattgtatgacgatacaaggtaatcaattccttaaaagtgaacaattcacttgtgagaaagaatattgatatcttattgtaatgggattaaataagatttattttagtaataaaaatgctttcttactaaaattgcttattgtttgagaaacaatagagattagaatgaatggttaattataattacaagatgttgtgaattataattatatgacccattttatttatatgatcaagtatcattagtcaatttgttgtatgtaatttaattaatttgtaaaatgatatttatgggataaatatgcattaaattaattaataacatgtaacatactacatgtgacatattgtgtgacaattgacaaattgacaaaataaaatggtagtccattttatgcaatatggaccgaatggagggagtattatgggTGTGAGGATGACATTATTTTATGGGATAAATTAAACATCATCATAGCTAGTgcatactagcttacacacctaatattttgagaagaccaaaaggAAAAAGCAAGATGCCAATTTTGGCACCTTCCCCTTGACCCCCACCGGTTTCCCCTCCTTCTCTATATAAGAATATTGTTCTCATTTTGACTACTTACTCATTCATTCACATCTCATGCAAAAACTTTCctccttctctctagttttctccaACAAGTTTTGTGAGATTTACAACaaattgttcatccattctaatatcaaaacaacattactagtgtagtaataataataatattagaatcattttaaggatactagtataatagtctagttaattagtatactagtttaagggtaagtctttggtgcaatctaaggaggatttctatacttgggatcttggaataTCATCCATccttttaagctcaagaacaagtgaaggaaggtgaccttacttgtgccctatatttcgaaccatatagcaatgtaagggacattgtttttcttataaatctttcattttgttatgcatgcactagatctaaagaacatataattaacaagttaattagttcactattataggagtctaataataggtatatgaacctaacaagtggtatcatagcataaggatgttgcctgcataatcggttattgtttttccgagttaaaatgttaacatataaaactaaaattttgtgatttataagtataagccacgaaatcaccatgcatgttatatattctggtcctaaaatgtttttaggttttttttatgatttatggaaatttattgctcattttaatgatttttggtcattttattacatttttatgactaaaatgggaattaaaatactaaaaatagtttaactaagtttctgaccttgaaaattttatatgacctcacatgcatatgttacaagttgtgtgtaaaaagttgagttaatttgattaatattacatgatttattatttttatgagataaaaatggattaaaagaggtaaaatggttaaaaatagttaaatttcgaattaagccacgattttttaatatgatgtcacatgcatattttacagagagtatgtaaatttctagattaaaagatctcttttagcatgatttatggatttttagagtaacaaaatggcataaatagtgactattttagcaaaattagctaaaacgtattgcatggcttgagaaagttattttaagttgcattaatatctcactaatcagatctaaggttgtaaaaattattggagtaatttttgggtgctttaaatattttatgagataaaaccgataaaatgcaactatattttctcaaaattaattcgaaaattttaaccatgatttttgatattatgagtgtcatggaattattacaaaatgttcaaaaatttaaaattcaaattttgaaatttttacaatttaatttggatttatttcatatataatATAATTTTGAGGTAAAAAATgtgcataaaattaaatcaagttgaattattgtcaaaaattatgtgatgactaatttttgaatcctaaaaggtgttaggataattaacttgaacttAGATGTGATTAAGTGTTAATtcgtgattttaaaaggttattatcacgcatttccataaaaccgggttatatgtacgacataagttaaatagggcgatttggcacattatttggcatgataggtacatattataatgctgcatatttcaattgttaaatgttttttatttatatataattttgaattatgtaattttatcttagtatggccttagtttaatcgatattacccgtaatgaaagggaatattgattcggttgtaatttaatgagatctcgtatcacttttatttttattttattagtttttccattttacaaatgtataataggaatagctttgtatttttattattatttgtaattatggagtatcttcaaagacggtgtcattcggaaaggtgatccgacaaagacggtgtcttgggagacgtgtcacttgaagattcaagggaccaaaggagttggtttccgaatatgtaatagattatttgattttctattttaggaaggccatactaggaattttatttattgttttgcatttcttttaatatgttacatgcattgccaaatcgccataacaacacatgcatatcatatccagttatcgaccgtgtcaattataattatcgtagttcaccgctttagttcacttaaaacgtgatagataataaattgacaagacctctcacatataataactgagatatagccttaccaaatagtagaaacccatgaagtaccaatttcataagggagttaatccggcttcaccgtaatacaaaccttgttacgttggcgaagtggggtagtaaaaagttatttcATCGatatttggattgagctcaacggaagtattcgtgaccgtagtcgcatgtgttccgagcTAAAGATGATAATTAGAGggaattttatcgaccgagagttctaaaagtagaatcgattaaagagttaatccaccgagttatattgataagggatgaatcggctcaccgtgaccgtattaatatgaatttggatctcggaatcatttatatagttgggtggaggtcactatataaatgcaatacttgtagttaagtttatgagtattattaaaacgatagatgataattaattccttcattttttattttctagtcaaatttgttttatcaagcacaatggcaactccaatcacgtccgcatccactagttccaccaagCTTACCAATgtgtcttggctccgatccttcatggatcgatgtaagttagaaaagaatgggtctaatttcgccgattgggacgcgcaactttgcttggccgcgcaaggtgacgacaagcttcgttaccttaccgaggcatctccctctaaacctaatgctaggtccacccccgccgctaggcaaacctatgaggtttaccaaaaggattcggccgcgatcaaaaatgtgtgggatttatctgtatgcatccctttaattttaaggactataacgaattataatgatgaaactagtcataaaattaaattgcataaacaaaattgtaaaggattaagaaataaccttcggtcctagaaaatacggcctaagaacaatatcaaagtagatattcgcctatcagttgcacccaagacgatatgagaaatgccctttgattatgctagaatcgatccaaaaattaactaaataatttttaggttttttttgtgtttttcgtagagatgagaggcaagagaatgagtgagaaaaattaggttaagaaaaattcactccccgtcccctttaaccgtgtatgagaaGGAGATTAGGATAGAATTTTTCTTCCTAATATTCTCGGCACATttaccgaaattaggagagttaatttctttttttttcggttattccaaaaatgtataaaatgtgtaaattgtcatctagtgaggatcgaacccatgacctcttggtttgagtaccctcactattaccactatgacacattcatcttgttgatattaaatataaccgattaaatttaattacgaattaacagattaattcttctaagctaacattacatacatttaattaaatataacttattatattcaatttacgaattgacag is a genomic window containing:
- the LOC141626221 gene encoding uncharacterized protein LOC141626221 — its product is MSQNFENALKLWLDNLTKDEKDYVIRVQLGPLLLSLKQVKISWEFLRAATLFWDPEVHVFRFGDREICPMTEEFSVILGLSVQSPPALSNLDDELRKDFRDYLGITSRLDEFLNGRRVNLCRLIAHFTSPSYPRTVIDSRYNKRALVLFLLNHFLFVSPSTIFCHGCLLKVVKHMRNDCSPMALVLAETLHCLDTLRRNPEAAFCGSPLILQVWLQEHMRLIERPLDPLSYRPHNFAGRQRVIKGERSLSFWRDWMSNEFPIRWTIPWWRIHAMTAPRSSVAYYRLPGLTHSSFIFPSCLLR